From one Streptomyces sp. CA-210063 genomic stretch:
- a CDS encoding right-handed parallel beta-helix repeat-containing protein has product MRQSTNGRHRRTRTLSIAAAVSVAAGAGGVHLGLSNNGAQAAATTVTVSGTAQLEAAVASATAGTTIQVRGGTYQPTRTLKSTANGTASARITLTAYGSEKVTIDGSKLAAGSWLAGIYGDHWTVSGLTFQNSPAQGFVATSSVGGIFENLVTANNGDSGFTLRGDGTTGNLVRNLDSHGNYDAANHGQNADGIAVKFGSGTGNKITGARLYNNADDGLDLWQFSSPVTIEHSWAFGNGKNRWNDSAFEGNGNGFKLGGGGASVAHSVNNNAAWGNTLHGFTENSNTGAILLNRNTAYANKAQGFYFATGKARLARNLAVGNGTGKAKLGSSTVSAANNWDSGVAAPAFKSTDAAGAYGARKADGSLPATSFLTTGSTAIGSTMN; this is encoded by the coding sequence GTGCGTCAGAGCACCAACGGACGCCATCGCAGAACCCGCACCCTGTCGATCGCCGCCGCCGTGTCCGTCGCCGCGGGGGCGGGCGGCGTCCACCTGGGCCTCTCGAACAACGGTGCCCAGGCCGCTGCCACCACGGTCACCGTCTCCGGCACCGCCCAGCTGGAGGCGGCCGTCGCGAGCGCCACCGCCGGTACGACCATCCAGGTGCGCGGCGGCACCTACCAGCCGACGCGGACCCTGAAGTCCACGGCGAACGGCACCGCCTCGGCCCGGATCACGCTCACCGCGTACGGCAGCGAGAAGGTCACGATCGACGGCTCCAAGCTCGCCGCCGGCTCCTGGCTCGCCGGGATCTACGGCGACCACTGGACCGTCTCGGGCCTCACCTTCCAGAACTCCCCGGCCCAGGGCTTCGTCGCCACGTCCTCGGTCGGCGGGATCTTCGAGAACCTCGTCACCGCGAACAACGGCGACTCCGGCTTCACGCTGCGCGGCGACGGCACGACCGGCAACCTCGTGCGGAACCTGGACAGTCACGGCAACTACGACGCCGCGAACCACGGCCAGAACGCCGACGGCATCGCCGTGAAGTTCGGCTCCGGCACCGGCAACAAGATCACCGGCGCGCGCCTCTACAACAACGCGGATGACGGGCTCGACCTCTGGCAGTTCTCCTCGCCCGTCACCATCGAGCACTCCTGGGCCTTCGGCAACGGCAAGAACCGCTGGAACGACTCCGCGTTCGAGGGCAACGGCAACGGGTTCAAGCTGGGCGGCGGCGGAGCGTCCGTCGCCCACTCCGTCAACAACAACGCGGCCTGGGGCAACACGCTGCACGGCTTCACCGAGAACTCCAACACCGGGGCGATCCTGCTGAACCGCAACACCGCGTACGCCAACAAGGCGCAGGGTTTCTACTTCGCCACCGGCAAGGCCCGGCTGGCACGGAACCTCGCGGTGGGCAACGGGACGGGGAAGGCGAAGCTGGGCTCGTCCACGGTGTCCGCCGCGAACAACTGGGACAGCGGGGTGGCCGCGCCGGCCTTCAAGTCGACGGATGCGGCCGGCGCGTACGGCGCCCGTAAGGCGGATGGCTCGCTGCCGGCCACGTCGTTCTTGACGACGGGCTCCACGGCTATCGGTTCGACGATGAACTGA
- a CDS encoding rhamnogalacturonan lyase B N-terminal domain-containing protein, protein MSTHKRRLTRRRVLGAGALGVAATGAAVAGGTGLLSTASAAGFGHSDDGRNLVVDTGADLVFKVSKTTGDITSLVHKGKEYEGYGGKHSHVESGLGASTVTIEQSGSTILIKAVHGAITQWYAARSGQNNIYLWTNKADASFTATRFLVRLKSGMFPNEGPDSWIEASDKVIEAGDVWRRSDGTTHSKHYSGKRVIDYDHIGFTTGSVGLWIVRSNHEKASGGPFYRSLLRHSNDLGAGLYEILHYNQAQTEAERFGLQGPYVLAFTNGGAPSSSLSHDKLDTSWVDGLGITGWVGKAGRGKVAGVGLKGMDATYAYTVGFANADAQYWAKAAAGTGAFSCKGMLPGTYTLTVYKGELAVHTREVKVTAGGSTALNSITLTGDPSAAKTVWRLGDWDGTPGEFKNAELMTYAHPSDGRAAKWTGNVTLGSGDPAASFPAYMWQAVNDGILIYFKLTAAQAAAAHTLRIGVTDAFAGGRPRVSVNDWVSPIPAAPKQPSTRSLTTGSYRGNNHTFTYSVPASAWKSNTGEYNILKINIVSGSSGTDFLSPGTSFDCLDLLA, encoded by the coding sequence TTGAGCACCCACAAGAGACGTCTCACGCGCCGACGCGTGCTCGGGGCCGGCGCCCTCGGCGTCGCCGCCACCGGTGCCGCCGTCGCGGGCGGCACCGGCCTCCTCTCCACCGCCTCCGCCGCCGGCTTCGGCCACTCCGACGACGGCAGGAACCTCGTCGTCGACACCGGGGCCGACCTGGTCTTCAAGGTCTCCAAGACCACCGGCGACATCACGTCCCTCGTCCACAAGGGCAAGGAGTACGAGGGCTACGGCGGCAAGCACTCCCACGTCGAGTCCGGTCTCGGCGCCTCGACCGTCACCATCGAGCAGTCCGGGTCGACGATCCTGATCAAGGCCGTGCACGGCGCGATCACCCAGTGGTACGCGGCCCGCAGCGGCCAGAACAACATCTACCTGTGGACGAACAAGGCGGACGCGTCCTTCACGGCGACCCGCTTCCTCGTCCGTCTGAAGTCCGGGATGTTCCCCAACGAGGGCCCGGACTCCTGGATCGAGGCCTCCGACAAGGTCATCGAGGCCGGTGACGTCTGGCGGCGCTCGGACGGCACGACCCACTCCAAGCACTACTCGGGCAAGCGGGTCATCGACTACGACCACATCGGCTTCACCACCGGTTCGGTCGGCCTGTGGATCGTCCGCTCCAACCACGAGAAGGCCTCCGGCGGCCCCTTCTACCGCTCGCTGCTGCGTCACTCCAACGACCTGGGCGCCGGGCTCTACGAGATCCTGCACTACAACCAGGCCCAGACGGAGGCGGAACGTTTCGGCCTCCAGGGCCCCTACGTCCTTGCCTTCACGAACGGCGGGGCGCCCTCGTCCTCCCTGTCCCACGACAAGCTGGACACCTCCTGGGTGGACGGACTGGGCATCACCGGCTGGGTCGGCAAGGCCGGGCGCGGCAAGGTGGCCGGCGTGGGCCTCAAGGGCATGGACGCCACGTACGCCTACACGGTCGGCTTCGCCAACGCGGACGCCCAGTACTGGGCGAAGGCGGCCGCCGGCACCGGCGCCTTCTCCTGCAAGGGGATGCTGCCGGGCACGTACACGCTGACCGTCTACAAGGGCGAGCTGGCCGTGCACACCCGGGAGGTGAAGGTGACGGCGGGCGGCTCGACCGCGCTGAACAGCATCACCCTCACCGGCGATCCCTCCGCCGCGAAGACCGTCTGGCGGCTCGGCGACTGGGACGGCACACCCGGCGAGTTCAAGAACGCCGAGCTGATGACGTACGCGCATCCCTCCGACGGCCGGGCGGCGAAGTGGACGGGCAACGTCACGCTCGGCAGCGGGGACCCGGCCGCGTCCTTCCCCGCGTACATGTGGCAGGCCGTCAACGACGGCATCCTCATCTACTTCAAGCTCACCGCCGCCCAGGCCGCCGCCGCGCACACCCTGCGTATCGGCGTCACGGACGCGTTCGCGGGCGGGCGACCGCGGGTATCAGTCAACGACTGGGTCTCGCCGATCCCGGCGGCTCCCAAGCAGCCCTCCACCCGCTCGCTCACCACGGGGTCGTACCGGGGGAACAACCACACGTTCACCTACAGCGTCCCTGCCAGTGCGTGGAAGTCGAACACCGGTGAGTACAACATCCTGAAGATCAACATCGTCAGTGGTTCGAGCGGCACGGACTTCCTGAGTCCGGGCACCTCGTTCGACTGCCTGGACCTGCTGGCCTGA
- a CDS encoding pectate lyase, which produces MTAPAEQRVRHRRRVTRRRAVIGSVAALALTGGAVVTTSLLSTAGAAATWPTAKGSKAVSSTIKVSGTYDGKLKKFFGKGALGGGGQDEGQDPIFELADGAVLKNVIIGVPGADGVHCKGSCTLKNVWWLDVGEDAASFKGKSSKAVYKVVGGGARKAADKVFQFNGAGKLTITGFRVRNSGKLVRSCGNCAKQYKRTIVLSDIDVVAPLKAIVGVNANYGDTATLSKIRIHGDPKKKVKTCVRFKGNSSGKEPTQIGVGADGTTCKFPSSALTYK; this is translated from the coding sequence ATGACCGCACCTGCAGAACAGCGCGTCCGGCACCGCCGTCGGGTCACCCGCCGGCGGGCCGTGATCGGCTCGGTGGCCGCCCTCGCCCTCACCGGCGGGGCCGTCGTCACGACGTCGCTGCTGTCCACCGCCGGCGCCGCCGCGACCTGGCCGACGGCCAAGGGCAGCAAGGCCGTCTCCTCGACGATCAAGGTGTCGGGCACGTACGACGGCAAGCTGAAGAAGTTCTTCGGCAAGGGCGCGCTCGGCGGCGGCGGCCAGGACGAGGGCCAGGACCCGATCTTCGAGCTGGCGGACGGCGCGGTCCTGAAGAACGTGATCATCGGCGTCCCGGGAGCGGACGGAGTGCACTGCAAGGGCAGCTGCACCCTCAAGAACGTGTGGTGGCTGGACGTCGGTGAGGACGCCGCCAGCTTCAAGGGCAAGTCGTCGAAGGCCGTGTACAAGGTCGTCGGGGGCGGCGCGAGGAAGGCCGCGGACAAGGTCTTCCAGTTCAACGGCGCCGGGAAGCTCACCATCACCGGCTTCCGCGTGCGGAACTCCGGCAAGCTGGTGCGCTCCTGCGGCAACTGCGCGAAGCAGTACAAGCGCACGATCGTGCTGAGCGACATCGACGTCGTGGCACCCCTGAAGGCGATCGTCGGCGTCAACGCCAACTACGGCGACACCGCCACGCTCTCGAAGATCCGCATCCACGGTGACCCCAAGAAGAAGGTCAAGACCTGCGTGCGCTTCAAGGGCAACAGCTCGGGCAAGGAGCCGACCCAGATCGGCGTGGGCGCGGACGGAACCACCTGCAAGTTCCCGTCATCTGCCCTCACATACAAGTAA
- a CDS encoding SigE family RNA polymerase sigma factor, with the protein MGTVVDDAASVEFHAFFERHYAELSRLAHLLTGEADAADDLAADALLALWHRWDRVRAADHPVAYARGVVANLARTRIRSAVRERRRITLFWSQREEKTENPDVAGVVDVQSALRRLPFRKRACVVLRHAFDLSEKDTALALGVSVGTVKSQTSKGMAELQKLLGTGDAPRRMHAGVNGTAGVTGTSVTGAGVPSSGGRDR; encoded by the coding sequence GTGGGCACTGTCGTCGACGACGCAGCCTCCGTGGAGTTCCACGCTTTCTTCGAACGGCATTATGCCGAACTGTCCCGCCTGGCCCATCTGCTGACGGGTGAGGCCGACGCCGCCGACGACCTGGCCGCGGACGCGTTGCTCGCGTTGTGGCACCGCTGGGACCGGGTCCGCGCGGCGGACCATCCGGTGGCGTACGCCCGCGGTGTCGTCGCCAATCTGGCCCGCACCCGGATCCGCAGCGCGGTCCGCGAGCGCCGCAGGATCACACTGTTCTGGTCGCAGCGCGAGGAGAAGACCGAGAATCCCGATGTGGCCGGCGTGGTCGACGTCCAGTCGGCGCTGCGCAGGCTGCCGTTCCGCAAGCGGGCGTGTGTGGTCCTGCGGCATGCCTTCGATCTCTCGGAGAAGGACACGGCGCTCGCCCTCGGGGTCTCGGTCGGTACGGTGAAGAGCCAGACGTCCAAGGGGATGGCCGAGTTGCAGAAGCTGCTCGGCACCGGGGACGCACCGCGGCGTATGCACGCGGGCGTGAACGGCACCGCGGGCGTGACGGGCACGAGTGTGACCGGCGCGGGTGTGCCGAGCAGCGGAGGAAGGGACCGATGA
- a CDS encoding NCS2 family permease: MSDAQKVADRPGAAPPGASSVDRFFKITARGSTFAREVRGGFATFFTMAYILVLNPIILGSAKDKYGHTLDGAELVTATALVAAVMTIIMGVGGNLPLALAAGLGLNAVVAFQIAPLMSWSDAMGLVVLEGLLICVLVVTGLREAVMHAIPQALKQAISVGIGLFIAFIGFVDAGFVTRIPDIANTTVPVQLGATGALSGWPILVFCLGVLLTIGLLARKVKGAILISILTMTVVAIVINSVADIKSWGLTTPKVPDDIVAAPEFGLIGDFSLFGSFGETTVITVVLLIFTLLLSDFFDTMGTVVGITAEAGLLDEEGKVPNLGRVLLIDGAAAVAGGAASSSSATSYIESAAGVGEGSRTGFSNLITGGLFAVALFLTPLLTIVPMQAAAPALVAVGFLMMTQVKNIDWDKYEIAIPAFLTIAVMPFTYSITNGIGAGFLAFVLIKTVLGKAKEIHWLLWGTSALFLVYFAINPIQQLFGVK, from the coding sequence ATGTCCGACGCACAGAAGGTGGCCGACCGTCCCGGAGCCGCGCCACCCGGGGCGAGCAGCGTCGATCGCTTCTTCAAGATCACCGCTCGGGGATCCACCTTCGCCCGGGAGGTACGCGGCGGCTTCGCCACGTTCTTCACGATGGCGTACATCCTTGTCCTGAATCCCATCATCCTCGGCAGCGCCAAGGACAAGTACGGCCACACCCTCGACGGCGCCGAACTCGTCACCGCCACCGCCCTCGTGGCCGCCGTGATGACGATCATCATGGGCGTCGGCGGCAACCTGCCGCTCGCACTCGCCGCCGGCCTCGGACTCAACGCGGTCGTCGCCTTCCAGATAGCCCCGCTGATGAGCTGGTCCGACGCGATGGGCCTGGTCGTCCTCGAAGGCCTCCTCATCTGCGTCCTGGTGGTCACGGGCCTGCGCGAGGCCGTCATGCACGCCATCCCGCAGGCGCTCAAGCAGGCGATCAGCGTCGGCATCGGCCTGTTCATCGCCTTCATCGGCTTCGTCGACGCCGGGTTCGTCACCCGTATCCCGGACATCGCGAACACCACCGTCCCGGTGCAGCTCGGCGCCACCGGCGCGCTGTCCGGCTGGCCCATCCTGGTCTTCTGTCTCGGTGTCCTGCTGACCATCGGCCTCCTCGCCCGCAAGGTGAAGGGCGCGATCCTCATCAGCATCCTGACGATGACGGTCGTTGCGATCGTGATCAACTCGGTGGCCGACATCAAGAGCTGGGGCCTGACCACCCCGAAGGTCCCCGACGACATCGTCGCCGCCCCAGAGTTCGGACTGATCGGCGACTTCAGCCTGTTCGGCTCGTTCGGCGAGACCACCGTCATCACGGTCGTCCTGCTGATCTTCACCCTGCTGCTGTCGGACTTCTTCGACACCATGGGCACGGTCGTCGGCATCACCGCCGAGGCGGGCCTGCTGGACGAGGAGGGCAAGGTCCCGAACCTCGGCCGGGTCCTCCTCATCGACGGTGCCGCGGCCGTCGCGGGCGGCGCGGCCTCCTCGTCCTCCGCGACCTCCTACATCGAGTCCGCGGCCGGCGTCGGCGAGGGCTCGCGCACCGGTTTCTCCAACCTGATCACCGGCGGCCTCTTCGCGGTGGCGCTCTTCCTCACCCCGCTGCTGACCATCGTCCCCATGCAGGCCGCCGCCCCCGCGCTCGTCGCCGTCGGCTTCCTGATGATGACCCAGGTCAAGAACATCGACTGGGACAAGTACGAGATCGCCATCCCGGCGTTCCTCACCATCGCCGTGATGCCGTTCACCTACTCCATCACCAACGGCATCGGCGCCGGCTTCCTCGCCTTCGTCCTCATCAAGACGGTCCTCGGCAAGGCCAAGGAGATCCACTGGCTGCTGTGGGGCACCTCGGCCCTGTTCCTGGTGTACTTCGCGATCAACCCGATCCAGCAGCTGTTCGGGGTCAAGTAA
- a CDS encoding peptidoglycan D,D-transpeptidase FtsI family protein encodes MNKTIRRSAVFTLLLVLALLVRATWVQFYEATALADDQDNRRNAILTYADPLGNIIVAGDSITGSARTEGGDLAYKRTYTDGELYAAVTGYASQAYAPTQLEGIYQELLNGTDLRLKTVMDTVTDKRADPGNVITTIDPAVQKAAYDALGDKKGAAVAIDPTNGKILAVVSTPSYDPSSLTDANTAGTAWKKLNADEDKPLTNRALRQPLPPGSTFKLVVAAAALEDGLYASVDARTDSPDPYTLPDTTTELSNENASAPCENATIRTALRYSCNNVFAKMAVDLGQDKVRATAEKFGFNDKTQDVPVRAYESVYPSDMNRPSTALTGIGQYDVTATPLQMAMVSAAIANGGKLVSPHMVAQITNSGGDVLEDYDAEADTKEIVSSETAEQLQSAMRTVVEDGTGTNARISGATVGGKTGTAQNGEKNSKTPYAWFTSYGKADGKEVAVAVVVEQSNAARSEVSGNGLAAPVARAVMEAALKG; translated from the coding sequence ATGAACAAGACGATCAGGCGCAGCGCCGTCTTCACCCTGCTGCTCGTGCTCGCCCTGCTGGTGAGGGCGACATGGGTGCAGTTCTACGAGGCCACGGCGCTCGCGGACGACCAGGACAACCGGCGCAACGCGATTCTGACGTACGCGGACCCGCTCGGGAACATCATCGTGGCCGGCGACTCGATCACCGGCTCGGCCCGGACCGAGGGCGGCGACCTCGCGTACAAGCGCACGTACACCGACGGCGAGCTGTACGCGGCGGTGACGGGCTATGCCTCGCAGGCCTACGCGCCCACGCAGTTGGAGGGCATCTACCAGGAGCTCCTCAACGGCACGGACCTCCGCCTGAAGACCGTGATGGACACGGTCACCGACAAGCGGGCCGACCCGGGCAATGTGATCACCACGATCGACCCGGCCGTGCAGAAGGCGGCGTACGACGCGCTCGGCGACAAGAAGGGCGCGGCCGTCGCGATCGACCCGACGAACGGGAAGATCCTCGCGGTGGTGTCGACCCCGTCGTACGACCCGTCGTCGCTCACCGATGCCAACACCGCCGGTACGGCCTGGAAGAAGCTCAACGCCGACGAGGACAAGCCGCTGACCAACCGGGCGCTGCGCCAGCCGCTGCCGCCGGGGTCGACGTTCAAGCTGGTCGTGGCGGCGGCCGCGCTGGAGGACGGGCTGTACGCGTCGGTGGACGCCAGGACCGACAGTCCGGACCCGTACACCCTGCCGGACACCACCACGGAGCTGTCGAACGAGAACGCGAGCGCGCCCTGCGAGAACGCCACGATCCGTACGGCGCTGCGGTACTCGTGCAACAACGTCTTCGCGAAGATGGCCGTCGACCTCGGGCAGGACAAGGTGCGGGCGACGGCCGAGAAGTTCGGCTTCAACGACAAGACGCAGGACGTGCCCGTGCGGGCCTACGAGAGCGTCTACCCGTCGGACATGAACAGGCCCTCCACGGCCCTGACAGGCATCGGCCAGTACGACGTCACCGCGACGCCGCTCCAGATGGCCATGGTGTCGGCGGCGATAGCGAACGGCGGCAAGCTGGTCTCGCCGCACATGGTCGCGCAGATCACCAACAGTGGCGGCGATGTCCTGGAGGACTACGACGCCGAGGCGGACACCAAGGAGATCGTCAGCTCGGAGACCGCCGAGCAGTTGCAGTCGGCGATGCGGACGGTCGTGGAGGACGGCACGGGTACGAACGCGCGGATCAGCGGGGCGACCGTGGGCGGCAAGACCGGTACGGCCCAGAACGGCGAGAAGAACAGCAAGACGCCGTACGCCTGGTTCACGTCGTACGGGAAGGCCGACGGCAAGGAGGTCGCTGTCGCGGTCGTCGTCGAGCAGTCGAACGCGGCGCGGTCGGAGGTCAGCGGCAACGGGTTGGCCGCGCCGGTTGCGAGGGCCGTGATGGAGGCGGCGCTGAAGGGTTGA
- a CDS encoding IclR family transcriptional regulator: MSAVETGGGAQVKSAVRTVELLEYFAGRPGMHSLAAVQEAVGYPKSSLYMLLRTLVELGWVETDATGTRYGIGVRALLVGTSYIDGDEVVTLARPTLDRLSDDTTETIHLARLDGTNVVYLATRQSQHYLRPFTRVGRRLPAHSTSLGKALLATYTDEQVRKLLPETLPALTENTITDRERLVEELHQIREQGFSVDREENTLGLRCFGVAIPYRTPARDAISCSVPVARLTPAHEQLVKDALFDARDRLTLATRRL; encoded by the coding sequence ATGTCGGCAGTCGAGACGGGCGGCGGAGCACAGGTCAAATCGGCGGTAAGGACCGTTGAGCTGCTCGAATACTTCGCCGGACGCCCCGGTATGCACTCCCTGGCCGCGGTCCAGGAGGCCGTCGGTTACCCCAAGTCGAGCCTGTACATGCTGCTTCGCACCCTCGTGGAGCTGGGCTGGGTCGAGACGGACGCGACGGGCACGCGGTACGGCATCGGCGTACGGGCGCTGCTCGTCGGCACGTCGTACATCGACGGCGACGAGGTCGTGACGCTGGCCCGGCCGACGCTGGACCGGCTGTCGGACGACACGACGGAGACGATCCACCTGGCCCGCCTCGACGGGACGAACGTCGTCTATCTGGCCACCCGCCAGTCGCAGCACTATCTGCGCCCCTTCACCCGCGTCGGCCGCCGGCTGCCCGCCCACTCCACCTCGCTCGGCAAGGCGCTGCTGGCCACCTACACCGACGAGCAGGTCCGCAAGCTGCTCCCGGAGACCCTTCCGGCGCTGACCGAGAACACGATCACGGACCGCGAGCGGCTCGTCGAGGAGCTGCACCAGATCCGCGAGCAGGGCTTCTCCGTCGACCGCGAGGAGAACACGCTCGGGCTGCGCTGCTTCGGCGTGGCGATCCCCTACCGCACGCCGGCCCGCGACGCCATCAGCTGCTCGGTGCCGGTGGCCCGGCTGACCCCCGCCCACGAGCAGCTGGTCAAGGACGCCCTCTTCGACGCGCGCGACCGGCTGACGCTGGCGACCAGGAGACTCTGA
- a CDS encoding aldehyde dehydrogenase (NADP(+)): MAAAPVWSVDPRTGKQREQVAVEATAQEVDAAVRAAHAARASLADRTVRSAFLRTAADQLQAAKDQLVEVADAETALGPVRLTGELARTCFQLRAFADIVDEGAFLDVVINHPDDTATPPIPDLRRYKVPLGVVAVYSASNFPFAFSVPGGDTASALAAGCPVVVKAHPDHPALSELVAIVLRRAAAEHGIPEGVLGLVHGFEAGVELVKHPLVTAAGFTGSVRGGRALFDAAAARPVPIPFHGELGSLNPVLITEAAASERAEAIGAGLAGSMTLGVGQFCVKPGLVLAPTGDAGDRLLKSLTDAVSDVDSGVLLDHRMRDNFLAGVAERAELPGVESPVTAGAGGEHTVSPGFLTVPAAKLAAEGEHDLLLEECFGPLTVVARYEDEGEAKSVLSRLPGNLTATVHLSGGEAAGEGRGPEILAELTPLAGRVLVNGWPTGVAVAAAQHHGGPYPATTSTSTSVGGTAIERWLRPVAYQGAPEALLPVELRDDNPLGLPRRFNGVLER; this comes from the coding sequence GTGGCAGCAGCACCAGTCTGGAGTGTCGACCCCCGAACCGGGAAGCAGCGCGAGCAGGTTGCGGTGGAGGCCACAGCCCAGGAGGTGGACGCCGCCGTCCGCGCGGCGCACGCCGCCCGTGCTTCCCTGGCCGACCGTACCGTCCGCTCGGCCTTCCTGCGCACGGCCGCCGACCAGCTCCAGGCGGCCAAGGACCAGCTCGTCGAGGTCGCCGACGCCGAGACCGCGCTCGGCCCGGTCCGGCTCACCGGCGAACTCGCCCGCACCTGCTTCCAGCTGCGGGCCTTCGCCGACATCGTGGACGAGGGCGCGTTCCTCGACGTGGTGATCAACCACCCCGACGACACCGCGACCCCGCCCATCCCCGACCTGCGCCGCTACAAGGTCCCGCTGGGTGTCGTCGCCGTCTACTCGGCCTCCAACTTCCCCTTCGCCTTCTCCGTTCCCGGCGGCGACACGGCGAGCGCGCTGGCCGCCGGGTGCCCGGTCGTCGTCAAGGCCCACCCCGACCACCCGGCCCTGTCCGAGCTGGTCGCGATCGTGCTGCGCCGGGCCGCCGCCGAGCACGGCATCCCCGAGGGCGTCCTCGGCCTCGTCCACGGCTTCGAGGCGGGCGTCGAGCTGGTCAAGCACCCGCTCGTCACGGCCGCCGGCTTCACCGGTTCGGTACGCGGCGGCCGCGCCCTCTTCGACGCGGCGGCCGCCCGCCCGGTGCCGATCCCGTTCCACGGCGAGCTGGGCTCCCTGAACCCCGTCCTCATCACGGAGGCCGCGGCCTCCGAGCGCGCCGAGGCGATCGGTGCGGGGCTCGCCGGGTCGATGACCCTCGGCGTCGGCCAGTTCTGCGTGAAGCCCGGGCTGGTGCTGGCGCCCACCGGCGACGCCGGTGACCGTCTGCTCAAGTCGCTCACCGACGCGGTCAGCGACGTCGACTCCGGGGTCCTGCTGGACCACCGGATGCGCGACAACTTCCTCGCCGGTGTCGCCGAGCGCGCGGAGCTGCCCGGCGTGGAGTCGCCGGTCACCGCCGGCGCGGGCGGCGAGCACACCGTCAGCCCCGGGTTCCTGACCGTCCCCGCCGCCAAGCTGGCGGCCGAGGGCGAGCACGACCTGCTCCTGGAGGAGTGCTTCGGGCCGCTCACGGTCGTGGCGCGCTACGAGGACGAGGGCGAGGCCAAGTCGGTGCTGTCCCGTCTGCCGGGCAACCTCACCGCCACGGTGCACCTGTCCGGTGGGGAGGCCGCCGGCGAGGGGCGTGGGCCGGAGATCCTCGCCGAGCTGACGCCGCTGGCCGGGCGCGTCCTGGTCAACGGGTGGCCGACGGGTGTGGCTGTGGCTGCGGCCCAGCACCACGGTGGGCCCTACCCGGCCACGACCTCCACGTCCACGTCGGTGGGCGGTACGGCGATCGAGCGGTGGCTGCGGCCGGTGGCCTACCAGGGGGCGCCCGAGGCGCTGCTTCCGGTGGAGCTTCGGGACGACAACCCGCTGGGGTTGCCTCGGCGGTTCAACGGGGTTCTGGAGCGGTAG
- a CDS encoding DUF1349 domain-containing protein encodes MDVEIPELPFLLRTYGPDGHWSYEDGVLTGWAGARQDRFVPPTDEGLDPASDAPRLLGAPEGDFQLIARVTVGFAAGFDAGVLYVHVGERAWAKLCLEYSPDVPTVCTVVTRGHSDDANSFTVEGSSVWLRVSRTGRAFAFHASRDGKQWTFVRLFTLAGEQQSGAALVGFMTQSPMGEGCVVTYDEIEFRPNWPKDLRNGS; translated from the coding sequence ATGGACGTCGAAATTCCCGAACTCCCGTTCCTGCTCCGTACATACGGTCCCGATGGGCACTGGTCCTATGAGGACGGGGTGCTGACCGGGTGGGCCGGGGCGCGGCAGGACCGGTTCGTGCCGCCGACCGACGAGGGGCTGGATCCCGCTTCGGACGCGCCCAGGCTGCTGGGTGCGCCGGAGGGGGACTTCCAGCTGATCGCCCGTGTCACCGTCGGCTTCGCCGCCGGGTTCGACGCGGGCGTTCTGTATGTGCATGTGGGGGAGCGGGCCTGGGCGAAGCTCTGCCTGGAGTACTCACCGGATGTGCCGACCGTGTGCACGGTGGTCACCCGGGGGCACTCGGACGACGCCAACTCCTTCACGGTGGAGGGCAGTTCGGTCTGGCTGCGGGTCAGCCGCACCGGCCGGGCCTTCGCCTTCCACGCCTCCCGCGACGGCAAGCAGTGGACCTTCGTCCGCCTCTTCACCCTCGCCGGCGAACAGCAGAGCGGCGCCGCCCTCGTCGGCTTCATGACCCAGTCCCCGATGGGCGAGGGCTGTGTGGTCACGTACGACGAGATCGAGTTCCGCCCGAACTGGCCGAAGGACCTGAGGAACGGCAGCTGA
- a CDS encoding GNAT family N-acetyltransferase encodes MIKDRVTRVTGARVIRTALPAETPRITALHARARATYHPDGIPHDGTDWPASWRRAIERPDGHVLCAVEHGRITAVASFRTADGAPPDTVYLAQFHVDPEQWRRGTGRALHAACVEEWRADGKRTAGLSVHTDNHRARAFYTGLGWTPDPQHRPAPGDHHLLLTFTVTGE; translated from the coding sequence ATGATCAAGGACCGTGTGACCCGAGTCACCGGAGCGCGCGTGATCAGGACCGCGCTCCCCGCCGAGACCCCGCGCATCACCGCACTGCACGCCCGCGCCCGCGCGACGTACCACCCGGACGGCATCCCCCACGACGGCACGGACTGGCCCGCCTCCTGGCGACGAGCCATCGAACGGCCGGACGGGCACGTGCTGTGCGCGGTGGAGCACGGCCGGATCACCGCCGTCGCCTCCTTCCGTACGGCCGACGGCGCGCCCCCCGACACCGTGTACCTCGCCCAGTTCCACGTCGACCCCGAGCAGTGGCGCCGCGGCACCGGCCGCGCCCTGCACGCGGCCTGCGTGGAGGAGTGGCGGGCCGACGGCAAACGCACGGCCGGCCTCTCCGTGCACACGGACAACCACCGGGCCCGGGCCTTCTACACCGGACTGGGCTGGACCCCCGACCCACAGCACCGGCCCGCCCCGGGCGACCACCACCTTCTCCTCACGTTCACCGTGACCGGGGAATGA